The Burkholderia latens genome segment CCGCGTGCCGCGACGATCCGATTGCAGGAAGCCCTCGGCGACGAGCTGTTCGTAGACGGCTGCCGTCGTGTTGCGCGACACGCCCAGCGTCTCGGCCAGCGCGCGCGTGCCGGGCAACCGTGTGCCGGCCGGCATCGCGCCGCCCAGAATCGCATCGCGCACGCGGCGCAGCAGCTGCCGCTGCAGCGATGGCGCACCGGCCGAGCGTGCGAGCGGCGCATCGAGCGGCAGCGGCGGCGCAGCGCCGGGGGAAATGGCAGTCGTCATCGGGTCGTCACGGCATGGAATCTGGACACGGGGGCGCCCCGGCGCAGCACGCGCGTGGCACCATGAATATTCAGTACTCTGGCACTTCTCATGGTACCTCGCCGGGACTACGATCGTCTGCATGCCGGCATGTCGCCGGCCGCCAACCGAAGCGAGATCGACCTTGTCCACGCTCACCAACGACTTCCGGCAGCCGATCGGCCGCCCCGTTCCAGACTGGTCCGCACGCCCGCGCCCCGAGCGCATCGTGCTCGAAGGCCGCTACTGCCGCCTCGAACCGCTCGACGCCGACCGCCACGCGGCCGATCTGTACGCCGCGTACGCGCTTGCGCCCGACGGCAGCGACTGGACCTATCTCGCGCACGGCCCTTATGCCGACGAGTCGAGTTACCGCGACTACGCACGCGCTGCGGCGGCGAGCGCCGATCCGCTGCACTACACGGTGATCGACCGCGCGACAAACCGCGCCGTCGGCACGCTCGCGCTGATGCGCATCGATCCGGCCAACGGCGTGATCGAGGTCGGTTCGGTCACGTTCTCGCCGCTGCTCAAGCGCACGCCGGTCTCGACGGAAGCGCAGTACCTGCTGATGAAATATGCGTTCGACACGCTCGGCTACCGGCGCTACGAATGGAAGTGCGACGATCTGAACGGACCGTCGCGCAAGGCGGCCGCGCGGCTCGGCTTCCGTTACGAAGGCACGTTCCGGCAGGCGATCGTCTACAAGGGCCGCAACCGCGACACCGCATGGTTCTCGATCGTCGACGGCGAATGGCCGGACGTGCGTGCGGCGTTCGAAGCATGGCTCGCGCCGGAGAACTTCGACGCGAATGGCGCGCAGCGCGAATCGCTCGTCGCGATTCGCAATGCGCAGTCGCAAGTGCGCCGCGCGGCCAGCCCCGCGAACGACGCGACGCGCGTCGCGGTCCGCGCGCTCACGCCAGCAGACGAAGCAGCATGGCGCCCGCTGTGGCGGGACTATCAGAAGTTCTACGAGACCGCGCTGAGCGACGCGGTGTTCGCGACGACATGGGCGCGGCTGACGGATCCCGACGAACCGATGTTCGCGCTCGGCGCGTTCGACGCGTCGGGTACGCTGGTTGGCATCGTGCACGCGATCTATCACCGCTCATGCTGGACCGAAGGGCCTTACTGCTATCTGCAGGACCTGTTCACGGCGGCCGACGCGCGCGGCCAGGGCGCGGGCGGCGCGCTGATCGAGGCCGTGTACGAGCGGGCCCGCGAAGCCGGCGCGAGCCGCGTGTACTGGCTCACGCACGAAACCAATACGACCGCACGCGCGCTGTACGACAAGCTCGCGAACAACGCGGGGTTCATCCAGTACCGGAAGGATCTCAAGTAACGCGGCGACCCGGTCGGGCGAGCGACGCCGATCGCCGCGATGGCCCGCGCGCGCGGCCGACGCGCGACGGCGCAGGGGACCGAACCCCGCGCCGTCGCGATGCGTCTCGCTTTCCGTCTCAATACC includes the following:
- a CDS encoding GNAT family N-acetyltransferase codes for the protein MSTLTNDFRQPIGRPVPDWSARPRPERIVLEGRYCRLEPLDADRHAADLYAAYALAPDGSDWTYLAHGPYADESSYRDYARAAAASADPLHYTVIDRATNRAVGTLALMRIDPANGVIEVGSVTFSPLLKRTPVSTEAQYLLMKYAFDTLGYRRYEWKCDDLNGPSRKAAARLGFRYEGTFRQAIVYKGRNRDTAWFSIVDGEWPDVRAAFEAWLAPENFDANGAQRESLVAIRNAQSQVRRAASPANDATRVAVRALTPADEAAWRPLWRDYQKFYETALSDAVFATTWARLTDPDEPMFALGAFDASGTLVGIVHAIYHRSCWTEGPYCYLQDLFTAADARGQGAGGALIEAVYERAREAGASRVYWLTHETNTTARALYDKLANNAGFIQYRKDLK